From a single Lactococcus carnosus genomic region:
- a CDS encoding helix-turn-helix domain-containing protein, with translation MNIELLLDKKEALQVDIIRQLLFQNDKLTKQTLAKKMNLTQNILKEYLSDILLDCQFLGDYFVITAEEKALQLDFSSDINFDKIVLYYLNQSLTYQILKFVFEHKKVSIFQLSQEFNSSEATIFRKLRELNKSLVPFSIEIKNGQLVGDELQIRYFYYTLFFLIDRDFSSDDLAVKELMSKMQPEFRHTFSKTALKRLSCWLFVTRHRLMVANHLNHRLTDIQEKFISDALYQKLSQIMGAYFKETTPYVGKNEGAMFYCFLISFDILGEDNFAHYDLTRRKKISTAMLDTYSREMIVSYYGYQRLSISDEKRLTYKLSQIHAKVLCFHGQLNRYDRHRVHAYYQQHMTPELVTLITNLIETAQERLGLGDSERDFLWLNYANILVALNLSLYKNLSVGIDLANDTSVGESLYYFLLTELSNIPQVRFENYQEHHYYDLILTTTEHPISVNPNYYYLSEFISPYDIEKIKENITQIKLQKNNHQK, from the coding sequence ATGAACATCGAATTATTATTAGATAAAAAAGAAGCCTTACAGGTTGATATTATCAGGCAACTATTATTTCAGAATGATAAGTTGACCAAACAAACACTAGCTAAAAAGATGAACTTGACACAAAATATCTTAAAAGAGTATCTATCAGATATCCTTTTGGATTGTCAATTCTTAGGGGATTATTTTGTCATTACAGCTGAAGAAAAAGCGCTACAACTTGATTTTTCATCAGACATTAATTTTGATAAGATTGTACTCTACTATCTCAATCAGAGTCTGACCTATCAGATTTTAAAGTTTGTTTTTGAGCATAAAAAAGTATCCATTTTCCAATTAAGTCAGGAATTTAATAGTAGTGAAGCAACTATTTTTAGGAAGTTAAGGGAGCTAAACAAGTCCTTGGTCCCTTTTAGTATCGAGATAAAAAATGGTCAATTAGTTGGTGACGAACTTCAGATTCGGTATTTTTATTACACCTTATTTTTCTTGATTGATCGTGATTTTTCAAGTGACGATTTGGCAGTAAAAGAGCTGATGTCAAAAATGCAACCAGAATTTCGCCACACTTTTTCGAAGACAGCCTTAAAGCGCCTCAGTTGCTGGCTTTTTGTCACGCGACACCGCTTGATGGTTGCCAATCATCTCAACCACCGACTTACTGACATCCAAGAAAAATTTATCAGTGACGCCCTCTATCAGAAATTGTCCCAAATTATGGGGGCATACTTCAAAGAGACGACGCCCTATGTTGGCAAAAATGAAGGGGCAATGTTTTATTGTTTTCTGATCAGCTTTGATATCCTGGGCGAGGATAACTTTGCCCATTACGATTTAACAAGACGTAAAAAAATTTCAACAGCTATGCTAGATACCTATAGTAGAGAGATGATTGTCTCCTATTATGGGTATCAACGCCTCAGTATTTCAGATGAGAAACGCCTGACCTATAAACTATCACAAATCCATGCTAAAGTCCTTTGTTTTCATGGGCAACTTAATCGCTACGATAGGCATAGGGTGCATGCCTATTATCAACAACATATGACGCCTGAACTGGTAACATTAATCACTAATTTGATTGAAACAGCTCAAGAGAGATTAGGCTTAGGTGACTCTGAGCGTGACTTCCTCTGGTTAAACTATGCTAATATCCTTGTTGCACTTAATTTATCCTTGTACAAAAATTTATCTGTTGGGATTGACTTAGCTAATGATACGAGTGTTGGGGAATCCTTATATTATTTTCTACTAACTGAATTGTCTAACATACCACAAGTACGATTTGAAAACTATCAGGAACATCACTATTATGATTTGATATTGACAACGACAGAACATCCAATATCAGTCAACCCTAATTATTATTACCTGTCAGAATTTATTTCACCTTATGATATTGAGAAAATTAAAGAAAATATCACGCAAATCAAGCTTCAAAAAAATAACCATCAAAAATAA
- a CDS encoding AI-2E family transporter: MNEKNNFKSSWFFKWFLDNKVATALAIILLFLVNLLLLTKLSFMFQPIGDFLGVIMLPIILAAVFYYLLNPIVDYFEVKKVKRVVTIGVLFAFILALVVWGLAVAIPSIGSQAEKFIANFPAYVESGKMHINSLVDDDRFKQVQPQIEKALTSLSNNLIDISKNISSSLVNGTSNFLSVATSVIISLMIFPFILFYLLRDGKKLNKYVTNMLPNALRNDTSTVLTQVNLQLSSYVRGQLIVAGTVAIMFSIMFSIIGLKYAVVIGIVAGFLNLIPYLGSFLAMIPAFIIALVVGPVMIVKVAIVFVIEQTIEGRFISPLVLGSKLNIHPITILFVLLTSGKVFGVWGVFVGIPAYASAKVIVVYFYKWYRKISSLYKDEEETVEKS; the protein is encoded by the coding sequence ATGAACGAGAAAAATAATTTTAAGTCCTCTTGGTTTTTTAAATGGTTCTTAGATAATAAAGTCGCGACCGCGCTTGCCATTATCCTACTGTTTTTAGTCAACTTGTTACTTTTGACAAAACTGAGTTTTATGTTCCAACCGATTGGTGACTTTTTAGGTGTTATCATGTTACCAATCATCTTAGCAGCAGTTTTTTATTATCTATTGAATCCTATCGTTGACTATTTTGAGGTCAAGAAAGTCAAGCGTGTAGTTACAATCGGTGTCTTATTTGCCTTTATCTTAGCCTTGGTTGTCTGGGGTCTAGCTGTCGCAATTCCAAGTATTGGCTCACAAGCTGAAAAATTTATTGCTAATTTCCCAGCTTATGTAGAGTCTGGTAAAATGCATATCAATAGTCTAGTCGATGATGACCGCTTTAAGCAAGTCCAACCGCAAATCGAAAAAGCATTGACGAGTCTTTCTAATAACTTAATCGATATTTCCAAAAATATATCTTCAAGTCTTGTTAATGGGACAAGCAACTTTTTATCAGTCGCGACAAGCGTCATCATTTCGTTAATGATTTTCCCATTTATCTTATTTTATCTGCTACGTGATGGTAAAAAACTCAATAAATATGTCACAAATATGCTCCCTAACGCCTTACGCAACGATACCTCAACCGTTTTGACGCAAGTCAATTTACAGTTATCAAGTTATGTTCGTGGTCAGTTGATTGTTGCAGGAACAGTTGCCATCATGTTTTCTATCATGTTTTCGATTATTGGGCTTAAATATGCTGTTGTGATCGGTATTGTAGCTGGTTTCTTAAATTTGATCCCTTATTTAGGCTCATTTTTAGCCATGATTCCTGCTTTCATCATTGCACTAGTAGTTGGTCCGGTCATGATCGTAAAGGTTGCCATTGTTTTTGTGATTGAGCAGACCATAGAAGGGCGATTTATTAGCCCACTTGTCCTGGGTAGCAAACTAAACATCCATCCCATTACCATTTTGTTTGTCCTCTTAACTTCTGGCAAGGTCTTTGGCGTATGGGGTGTCTTTGTCGGGATCCCAGCCTATGCTTCAGCCAAGGTGATCGTTGTTTACTTCTATAAGTGGTATCGTAAAATTTCTAGTCTTTATAAAGATGAAGAAGAAACAGTTGAAAAATCGTAA
- a CDS encoding lactonase family protein encodes MTETLYFGTYTKKTSEGIYAADLDTATGLLSNLQLKIKEVNPTYLAFDKSGHIYSVGSENGEGGIAAFTADGNLLNHVVAPGAPLCYVAVDEARQLVYGANYHKGEVSVYQRASDGSLTLTDTDVHVGSGPHENQASPHVHYSDLTPDHFLVTCDLGTDEVVTYDVSASGKLSKLATYQATPGAGPRHIVFHPSQKIAYLICELNSTIEVLIYDGVGRFSLLQVISTLPENWDTFNGTAAIRISSDGKFLYASNRGHDSIAVYEVLADGTIAHVQLITTNGKIPRDFTLSTNEKILVVPHQDSDNVTTFLRDQETGHLSEVQHDFTVPEAVCVVVK; translated from the coding sequence ATGACAGAAACACTTTATTTTGGGACTTACACGAAGAAAACATCTGAGGGAATTTACGCCGCAGACCTTGATACAGCAACTGGTTTACTTAGTAATCTTCAGTTAAAAATAAAAGAAGTTAACCCAACCTATCTTGCATTTGACAAATCAGGACATATTTATAGTGTCGGATCTGAAAATGGCGAAGGTGGTATTGCTGCTTTTACTGCAGATGGTAACCTATTAAATCATGTTGTTGCACCTGGTGCGCCGCTTTGTTATGTCGCAGTTGATGAAGCACGTCAACTGGTTTATGGTGCGAATTACCATAAAGGTGAAGTCAGTGTTTATCAACGTGCTAGTGATGGGTCTCTCACACTTACAGATACAGACGTACATGTTGGCTCTGGTCCACATGAGAATCAAGCAAGCCCACACGTTCATTACTCAGACTTAACACCTGATCACTTTCTAGTCACGTGTGATTTAGGCACTGACGAGGTCGTGACTTATGATGTGTCAGCTAGTGGTAAATTAAGCAAACTTGCAACTTATCAGGCAACACCAGGCGCAGGACCTAGACATATCGTCTTCCATCCTTCTCAAAAAATCGCTTATCTAATCTGTGAATTAAACAGTACGATTGAAGTCCTCATTTATGATGGTGTTGGTCGATTCAGTTTACTTCAAGTCATCTCTACCTTACCTGAAAATTGGGATACATTTAACGGCACTGCGGCCATTCGCATCTCCTCTGATGGCAAATTCCTTTACGCTTCAAATCGTGGACATGATTCTATCGCTGTCTATGAGGTGCTTGCTGATGGGACAATCGCACACGTCCAATTAATCACAACAAATGGTAAAATCCCTCGTGATTTCACTTTATCAACTAACGAAAAAATTCTTGTTGTGCCACATCAAGATTCTGATAATGTGACCACTTTCTTACGTGATCAAGAAACTGGACACTTGAGTGAAGTACAACATGACTTTACTGTACCAGAGGCAGTTTGTGTCGTTGTAAAATAA
- a CDS encoding class I SAM-dependent methyltransferase, whose product MKNYEKLSESYYDKHAKTFDRSFDGFLSGFFKRYIVKQLEIKDDMTVLDVGAATGKLLKMLATYHKFEGTGLDISSEMTRLAKQTYPEFQFVTGSAMALPFSDASFDVVICSASFHHFPDPVLFLEAVQGILKPGGKLVIAEIRIPVFHGIYNWYIDTFSKEGDVKVYAVDELYGLLETAGFVLIKSRKRLQIQYFEAHKKQ is encoded by the coding sequence ATGAAAAACTATGAAAAATTGTCAGAAAGCTATTATGATAAACATGCCAAAACATTTGATCGCTCATTTGATGGGTTTTTATCAGGTTTTTTTAAACGGTATATTGTCAAACAGCTCGAGATAAAGGATGACATGACAGTTTTAGATGTTGGCGCAGCAACAGGCAAGTTGTTAAAGATGCTAGCAACCTATCATAAGTTTGAAGGGACTGGCCTTGATATCTCGTCTGAGATGACACGACTAGCTAAGCAAACCTATCCAGAGTTTCAGTTTGTCACTGGCTCTGCCATGGCCCTTCCTTTTTCAGATGCATCATTTGATGTCGTCATCTGTTCAGCCTCTTTTCATCATTTTCCAGATCCCGTCTTATTTTTGGAAGCAGTACAAGGCATCTTAAAACCAGGAGGTAAGCTTGTCATTGCTGAAATACGTATCCCTGTCTTTCACGGTATCTATAATTGGTACATAGACACATTTTCAAAAGAAGGTGACGTCAAAGTCTATGCAGTTGATGAGTTGTATGGCTTGCTCGAAACTGCAGGTTTTGTGCTTATTAAAAGCCGTAAACGACTACAGATTCAATATTTTGAAGCACATAAAAAACAATAG
- a CDS encoding zinc ABC transporter substrate-binding protein AdcA: MKKKILLGLLATTAIMALGACGTSGQTAKKDGKLQIVTTFYPMKEFTDQIVGDQANVSVLVKPGIEPHDFEPSAKDVAAIQDSDAFVYNNENMETWVKKTTKDMKKVDVIKASEGILLLPGVSEEESGHDHSDGHTHVLDPHVWLAPSLAIKEVETIRDQLIKKFPNKKTIFTKNATAYLTKLKGLDQAYKDGLANAKQKNFVTQHAAFAYLSLEYGLNQISVSGINPETEPSASRLKDLKAYVEKNDIQYIYFEGNASDKVAKTLADEAGVKTLALNPLESLTQDQEKAGEDYISVMTENLKNLQKTTNAVSKITAIEPEKPAEKTTAQGYFKDNQVKDRKLSDWSGNWQSVYPLLQKGELDQVMRYKSLMNKDMTEAAYKAYYMTGYKSDVEKIDIKNDEVTFTINGKANQATYKYAGKEVLTYKKGNRGVRYLFEAVGETNGAYKYIQFSDHGISPAKADHFHIYYGNDSQKMLTEELTNWPTYYPSDMSATAIAQEMIAH; encoded by the coding sequence ATGAAGAAAAAAATACTTTTAGGATTATTGGCGACGACAGCTATTATGGCACTAGGTGCGTGTGGGACGAGTGGTCAAACGGCTAAAAAAGATGGTAAATTACAGATTGTCACCACTTTTTATCCAATGAAAGAATTTACAGACCAAATCGTTGGTGACCAAGCAAATGTATCAGTATTAGTTAAACCTGGTATTGAGCCACATGATTTTGAACCGTCAGCTAAAGATGTCGCTGCCATTCAAGATTCGGATGCTTTCGTATATAATAACGAAAACATGGAGACTTGGGTTAAGAAGACGACTAAAGATATGAAAAAAGTCGATGTGATTAAAGCATCTGAAGGGATCTTACTCCTACCAGGTGTGAGTGAAGAAGAATCCGGGCATGATCATAGCGATGGCCACACGCACGTACTCGACCCGCATGTCTGGTTAGCACCTAGTCTTGCCATTAAGGAAGTGGAAACAATTCGGGATCAGCTGATTAAAAAGTTCCCAAATAAGAAAACGATTTTCACTAAAAATGCGACAGCTTATTTGACCAAACTAAAAGGATTAGATCAGGCTTATAAAGATGGGCTAGCAAACGCTAAACAAAAGAATTTTGTGACACAACACGCTGCATTTGCCTACTTATCACTTGAATATGGGTTAAATCAAATTTCTGTTTCCGGTATTAATCCTGAAACGGAACCCTCTGCTAGTCGCCTCAAGGATTTGAAAGCTTATGTAGAAAAAAATGATATCCAATATATTTACTTTGAAGGGAATGCCTCTGACAAAGTCGCAAAAACATTAGCAGATGAGGCAGGCGTTAAAACTTTAGCCCTTAATCCTTTAGAATCCTTGACACAAGATCAAGAAAAAGCTGGCGAAGATTATATTTCTGTCATGACTGAAAACTTGAAAAATTTACAGAAAACAACAAATGCGGTGTCGAAGATAACGGCAATAGAACCTGAAAAACCTGCTGAAAAAACAACTGCCCAAGGTTATTTTAAAGATAACCAGGTTAAAGATCGTAAACTGTCCGACTGGTCAGGTAATTGGCAGTCAGTCTATCCTTTACTGCAAAAAGGTGAGCTAGATCAAGTCATGCGTTATAAATCTTTGATGAACAAAGATATGACTGAAGCAGCCTATAAAGCCTACTATATGACAGGTTACAAGTCAGATGTTGAGAAGATTGACATCAAAAATGATGAAGTGACCTTTACGATCAACGGGAAAGCAAATCAAGCAACGTACAAGTATGCAGGCAAGGAAGTACTGACCTATAAAAAAGGGAATAGAGGCGTGCGCTATCTATTTGAAGCAGTAGGTGAAACAAATGGCGCCTACAAATATATTCAATTTAGTGACCATGGTATTTCCCCTGCAAAAGCGGACCATTTTCACATCTACTATGGTAATGATAGCCAAAAAATGTTAACAGAAGAGCTTACAAATTGGCCGACTTACTATCCATCTGATATGAGCGCGACAGCTATTGCACAAGAGATGATTGCCCATTAA
- a CDS encoding ABC transporter permease/substrate-binding protein encodes MTNLVDTFVDRFHEWAVALGQHIQLSLVTLLVAIVIAIPAAILLSQHKKGAALMLQLTGILQTIPSLALLGLFIPLMGIGTLPALSALVIYAIFPIFQSTLTGLSGIDPSLIEAGEAFGMTKLERLKKFEIALAMPVIMSGIRTSAVITIGTATLAALIGAGGLGSFILLGIDRNNSSLILIGAISSAILAIFFNLLLKFFEKAKLKTIGISFMVLVIAVVGSFTPVIMAQHTEQKTIVIAGKMGPEPEILINMYKLLIESNSKLTVTVKPNFGKTSFLYDALKSGDIDIYPEFTGTITSSLLKPPLSGLSNDAVQVYQAARDGILKQDKLVLLPPMAYQNTYAVAVPKQLASTYHLTTISDLKQVQDKIKAGFTIEFNDREDGNKGLKSVYGLTLTTATMEPALRYQAIKSGSVQVVDAYATDPEITKYDLVVLKDDKHLFPPYQGAPLMKAALLKKYPEIKQILTQLSGKISEEEMSKMNYEVGIEGKSAASVAKTYLEKHHLIN; translated from the coding sequence ATGACTAACCTAGTCGATACCTTTGTCGATCGCTTCCATGAATGGGCAGTCGCACTCGGTCAACATATCCAACTATCACTTGTAACCCTCTTAGTCGCGATTGTGATTGCCATACCGGCAGCTATTTTATTGAGTCAGCATAAAAAAGGGGCAGCGCTAATGCTCCAACTTACTGGTATTTTACAAACGATTCCTTCTTTAGCGCTCCTAGGTCTGTTTATTCCTTTGATGGGGATTGGTACCTTACCCGCCTTGAGCGCTTTAGTTATCTATGCGATTTTTCCTATCTTTCAAAGTACCTTAACTGGTCTTTCTGGTATCGATCCTAGCCTTATTGAAGCAGGTGAAGCTTTTGGGATGACCAAGTTAGAGCGCCTAAAAAAGTTTGAAATTGCCTTAGCCATGCCGGTTATTATGTCGGGTATTCGAACATCTGCTGTTATCACCATTGGAACAGCAACCCTGGCAGCTTTGATTGGTGCAGGTGGCTTAGGGTCATTTATTTTATTGGGGATTGACCGAAATAATAGTAGTTTGATTTTGATCGGTGCCATTTCCTCAGCGATTTTGGCTATCTTTTTTAATCTGTTATTAAAATTCTTCGAAAAGGCCAAGCTAAAAACGATTGGGATATCTTTTATGGTATTAGTTATCGCAGTAGTCGGTTCTTTTACACCAGTAATTATGGCACAACATACTGAGCAAAAAACGATCGTCATTGCTGGAAAAATGGGACCAGAACCTGAAATCCTAATCAACATGTATAAGCTATTGATTGAGTCTAATTCAAAGTTAACTGTGACGGTCAAGCCAAATTTCGGTAAAACAAGCTTTTTATACGATGCCTTGAAGTCAGGTGATATCGACATCTATCCGGAATTCACTGGGACAATCACATCCAGTCTACTCAAGCCACCCCTTTCAGGATTATCAAATGATGCGGTGCAAGTTTATCAGGCAGCACGGGACGGGATTTTAAAACAAGATAAGCTAGTTTTATTACCACCGATGGCCTATCAAAATACCTATGCGGTTGCTGTACCAAAACAACTTGCAAGCACTTATCATCTCACGACCATATCTGATTTAAAGCAAGTACAAGATAAAATTAAGGCAGGATTTACGATCGAGTTTAATGACCGAGAAGATGGCAATAAAGGACTTAAATCAGTTTACGGGTTAACCCTAACTACCGCGACGATGGAACCAGCACTGCGCTACCAAGCTATTAAATCAGGTAGCGTACAAGTGGTAGATGCCTACGCGACTGATCCAGAAATAACCAAGTACGATCTAGTGGTACTCAAAGATGACAAGCATCTCTTCCCACCTTACCAGGGTGCACCACTCATGAAGGCAGCATTGCTAAAAAAATATCCAGAGATAAAGCAGATTTTGACACAGTTAAGCGGGAAAATATCTGAGGAAGAGATGAGTAAGATGAACTATGAAGTGGGGATCGAAGGCAAGTCAGCTGCAAGTGTAGCAAAAACCTATCTAGAAAAACATCATTTGATCAACTAA
- a CDS encoding ATP-binding cassette domain-containing protein — protein MIRFKSVKKRYQEKLVLKRIDLDILSGEFLVLVGPSGSGKTTILKMINRLIEPSDGEIFINNQPIKLIDKRSLRLDMGYVLQQIALFPNMTVSENIELIPEMKKMPKADRVVLVTELLDKVGLHASEYATRYPRELSGGEQQRVGILRAIIGKPKVLLMDEPFSALDPISRKQLQDLILSLQREFEMTTVFVTHDTDEAIALADRIAVLHDGELVQLASPDEIMKNPASPFVATLFGGTKHD, from the coding sequence ATGATTAGATTCAAGTCAGTCAAAAAACGCTATCAGGAAAAGTTGGTTTTAAAACGGATTGACCTCGATATCCTATCTGGAGAGTTTTTAGTGCTAGTCGGGCCTAGTGGGTCAGGTAAAACAACCATACTTAAAATGATCAATCGACTGATTGAGCCGTCTGATGGGGAAATTTTCATTAATAATCAGCCCATCAAGTTGATTGATAAGCGATCGCTAAGATTAGATATGGGATATGTCCTACAGCAGATTGCCTTATTTCCCAACATGACGGTTTCTGAAAATATCGAATTGATTCCAGAAATGAAAAAAATGCCTAAAGCGGATAGAGTAGTCCTGGTAACTGAATTGCTAGATAAAGTTGGTCTGCACGCTTCTGAATATGCGACTAGATACCCTAGAGAGCTATCAGGTGGGGAGCAGCAGCGTGTTGGTATCCTACGTGCTATTATCGGTAAACCTAAAGTGTTATTGATGGATGAGCCATTTAGCGCACTTGATCCTATTTCACGAAAGCAACTCCAAGACTTGATTCTGAGCTTACAGCGTGAGTTTGAAATGACGACTGTTTTTGTGACACATGATACGGATGAAGCCATCGCCTTAGCTGATCGGATTGCCGTCTTACATGATGGAGAACTTGTCCAATTAGCTAGTCCAGATGAAATCATGAAAAATCCGGCTAGTCCATTTGTTGCAACACTTTTTGGGGGAACAAAACATGACTAA
- a CDS encoding bifunctional folylpolyglutamate synthase/dihydrofolate synthase, with protein MNNASIDWIHSRLKFGIKPGLSRIIYLLDQLDNPQNKLKTVHIAGTNGKGSTVTFLANILQQYGLKVGTFTSPYIEIFNERIAINGRFISDQELDDVVARIKPIVLKMDEDEALVNITEFEILTAIGFYYFHIQAVDIALIEVGLGGLYDSTNVITPLVSAITTIGLDHQEILGDTVAKIAKEKAGIIKSAVPVVVGSSVGIPDEAFEVISAVAKSQDAPLYRPDLDSQFDLTLHGKYQQENAALAVKLFEVLASKIGVTPNADRIATGLKQAFWPARMEDLGGFILDGAHNIPAIKRLVAEFSGNQDVNILFSALQRKDFHEMIDLLKTIPNVSITLTTFDYPNAIVASDVADISDVAWLDNWQDFVDGPHESGDLYLITGSLYFMSQVRSYLNNNKKITK; from the coding sequence GTGAATAATGCAAGTATAGATTGGATTCATTCGCGCCTAAAATTTGGCATTAAACCTGGTTTATCACGCATCATATATCTGCTTGATCAACTAGATAATCCTCAGAATAAGCTAAAGACAGTGCATATTGCTGGGACAAATGGCAAGGGCTCAACGGTCACTTTTTTAGCTAATATCTTACAGCAATATGGCCTTAAAGTCGGGACCTTCACCTCACCTTATATTGAGATTTTTAATGAACGGATTGCCATTAATGGGCGTTTCATCTCAGATCAAGAACTAGATGATGTTGTTGCACGCATCAAACCCATCGTCCTGAAAATGGATGAGGATGAGGCACTTGTTAATATCACTGAATTTGAGATTTTGACCGCAATTGGGTTCTACTATTTTCATATACAGGCTGTTGACATCGCCCTGATAGAGGTTGGCTTAGGCGGCTTATATGACTCAACTAATGTCATCACACCTTTGGTATCAGCTATTACAACGATTGGCTTAGATCATCAAGAGATTTTAGGTGATACGGTGGCTAAGATTGCCAAAGAAAAAGCAGGGATTATTAAATCTGCTGTTCCAGTTGTTGTAGGTAGTAGCGTTGGGATTCCTGACGAAGCATTTGAGGTCATCTCTGCCGTTGCAAAAAGTCAAGATGCACCACTTTATCGTCCTGATTTAGACAGTCAGTTTGATCTGACGTTGCATGGCAAGTATCAACAAGAAAATGCGGCACTAGCAGTTAAACTGTTTGAGGTACTCGCTTCGAAAATAGGGGTAACACCAAATGCTGATAGAATCGCCACAGGATTAAAACAAGCCTTCTGGCCAGCAAGAATGGAAGATCTGGGTGGCTTTATTTTAGATGGCGCCCATAACATCCCTGCCATTAAGCGCTTAGTAGCTGAATTTTCTGGCAATCAAGACGTCAATATTTTATTCTCAGCCTTACAACGCAAGGATTTCCATGAGATGATTGACCTATTAAAAACGATCCCAAATGTAAGCATCACCTTGACCACTTTTGACTATCCAAATGCCATCGTAGCTAGTGATGTTGCCGATATTTCAGATGTTGCCTGGTTGGACAATTGGCAAGACTTTGTTGATGGCCCCCATGAATCAGGAGACCTGTATCTGATTACAGGCTCTCTATACTTTATGAGTCAGGTCAGAAGCTATTTAAATAACAATAAAAAAATAACTAAATAA
- the budA gene encoding acetolactate decarboxylase, whose product MSEPIKLFQYNTLSALMSGLFEGSMTIGELLEQGDLGIGTLDAIDGELIVLDGKAYQARGDKTITEVGPDVKVPYAAVVFHQAEVIFKQRFKASNDELHTRIETYYDGANLFRSIKIHGTFAKMHVRMIPKAKAGARFADIANNQPEYTEENVTGTIVGIWTPEMFHGVSVAGYHLHFITDDHTFGGHVLDYVITEGVVEVGAVDQLDQRFPVQDRKYLFAKLNLDELKEDIKKSE is encoded by the coding sequence ATGTCTGAACCAATAAAATTATTTCAATATAATACCCTATCAGCACTCATGAGCGGTCTTTTTGAAGGCAGTATGACGATTGGTGAGTTACTCGAACAAGGTGACTTAGGGATTGGGACACTAGATGCGATCGATGGGGAATTGATTGTGCTTGATGGTAAAGCCTATCAGGCACGTGGCGATAAGACGATCACAGAAGTAGGGCCTGATGTTAAAGTGCCCTATGCAGCTGTTGTTTTTCATCAGGCTGAGGTCATCTTTAAACAACGCTTTAAAGCATCTAATGATGAACTTCATACACGGATAGAAACCTATTATGATGGTGCCAACCTTTTTCGGTCGATCAAGATTCATGGTACCTTTGCTAAAATGCATGTCAGAATGATTCCTAAAGCCAAAGCAGGGGCAAGATTTGCTGATATCGCGAATAACCAACCTGAATATACAGAAGAAAATGTCACAGGTACCATCGTAGGTATCTGGACACCTGAGATGTTTCATGGCGTGAGTGTCGCAGGTTACCATCTGCATTTTATTACAGATGATCACACCTTTGGTGGCCACGTTCTTGACTATGTGATTACAGAAGGTGTCGTTGAAGTGGGTGCTGTTGATCAATTAGACCAACGCTTTCCCGTACAGGATCGTAAATACCTGTTTGCTAAATTAAACCTAGACGAATTAAAAGAGGATATTAAGAAAAGTGAATAA
- a CDS encoding glutathione peroxidase: MSFYDFTAVKMSGQEVDMQDYKGKVVIVVNTASKCGLTPQFAGLEALYTTYKEQGLEILGFPTNQFGHGDAEENESIESFCQLNYGVTFTMFQKIKVNGGDTHPLFKFLKHEAKGTMGSGIKWNFTKFLIDRDGQVIDRFAPTTDPKEMTEAIKNLL, translated from the coding sequence ATGAGTTTTTATGACTTTACTGCTGTAAAAATGAGTGGTCAAGAAGTTGATATGCAGGACTACAAAGGCAAGGTTGTCATTGTCGTCAATACTGCCAGTAAATGTGGATTGACCCCTCAGTTTGCAGGACTAGAAGCACTGTATACAACCTACAAAGAGCAAGGCCTTGAAATTTTAGGCTTTCCAACTAATCAATTTGGGCATGGTGATGCTGAGGAAAATGAGTCGATTGAATCATTTTGCCAGTTAAACTATGGGGTTACCTTTACCATGTTTCAAAAGATTAAAGTAAATGGTGGTGATACCCATCCTCTATTTAAGTTTCTTAAGCATGAAGCCAAAGGGACGATGGGCAGTGGTATCAAATGGAATTTCACCAAATTCTTGATTGACCGTGATGGTCAGGTAATCGATCGGTTTGCACCTACGACTGATCCAAAAGAGATGACTGAAGCCATTAAAAATCTGCTATAA